Proteins encoded in a region of the Streptomyces sp. NBC_01298 genome:
- a CDS encoding serine hydrolase domain-containing protein yields MRRTRTVMLCVAGLMGAALPAGTAAAGVQPAAPAPGTCVNSPGPAQGDALKVRTIAQQAQREFGLNSVVLRVSSDGREVLTTALGESMTGVPAEPSMKFRTGSVAIVYMGAVLLQLVDEGKASLDDPVSRWLPDVPHGSEITLRMLGSSTSGLHDYVTDPAFLAELEAKPFRAWTSAEVIDIATDKPLLYEPGTNWSYSHANFNLLGEALEKIGGLPLDRLLTERVYGPFGLTGTSNQSTPQIPEPVLHAFTSERGTYEESTFWNPSWTTTPGAVLVQNICDLDRSARGIGTGELLSAKSFKTQLDPGTIGLGHPTASCPDTVCLLTNTAAHHFGLGVIVVNDWILTNPSFSGYAAIQAYLPAEKLAISVTVTQGPKSPAGNSAQTIAERISAALAPGHVLKMR; encoded by the coding sequence GTGAGACGTACTCGTACGGTCATGCTGTGCGTCGCCGGTCTGATGGGCGCGGCCCTTCCGGCGGGGACGGCGGCCGCCGGCGTTCAGCCGGCCGCTCCGGCGCCGGGGACATGCGTGAACTCACCCGGACCCGCCCAGGGCGACGCGCTCAAGGTCCGTACCATCGCGCAGCAGGCCCAGCGGGAGTTCGGCCTGAACTCGGTGGTGCTGCGGGTCTCCTCCGACGGCCGCGAGGTGCTCACCACGGCCCTCGGAGAATCGATGACGGGAGTCCCGGCCGAGCCGTCCATGAAATTCCGTACGGGGTCCGTGGCCATCGTCTACATGGGCGCCGTCCTGCTCCAACTCGTGGACGAGGGCAAGGCGTCGCTCGACGACCCCGTCTCGCGCTGGTTGCCGGACGTGCCCCACGGTTCGGAGATCACCCTGCGCATGCTGGGCAGTTCGACCTCCGGCCTGCACGACTACGTCACCGACCCGGCGTTCCTGGCCGAGTTGGAGGCCAAGCCGTTCCGCGCGTGGACCTCGGCCGAGGTCATCGACATCGCGACGGACAAACCGCTGCTCTACGAGCCGGGCACCAACTGGAGCTATTCACACGCCAACTTCAACCTGCTCGGCGAGGCGCTGGAGAAGATCGGCGGACTCCCGCTGGACCGGCTGCTGACGGAGCGCGTGTACGGACCGTTCGGACTGACCGGGACCAGCAACCAGTCCACCCCGCAGATCCCGGAACCGGTCCTGCACGCCTTCACGTCCGAGCGCGGCACCTACGAGGAGTCCACCTTCTGGAACCCCTCGTGGACCACCACTCCCGGCGCGGTCCTCGTCCAGAACATCTGTGACCTGGACCGGTCCGCACGCGGTATCGGGACCGGTGAGCTGCTGTCCGCGAAGTCCTTCAAGACCCAGCTTGACCCGGGCACCATCGGCCTCGGCCACCCGACGGCATCCTGCCCGGACACCGTCTGCCTCCTGACCAATACGGCGGCCCACCACTTCGGCCTGGGCGTGATCGTGGTCAACGACTGGATCCTGACGAACCCGTCCTTCTCCGGCTACGCGGCCATCCAGGCCTACTTGCCGGCGGAGAAGCTCGCCATCTCCGTCACCGTGACCCAGGGCCCCAAGAGCCCCGCGGGCAATTCGGCCCAGACCATAGCGGAGCGCATCTCCGCGGCCCTCGCCCCCGGACACGTACTGAAGATGCGCTGA
- a CDS encoding FAD-dependent oxidoreductase: protein MTEAADTARTVILTVDDDPGVSRAIARDLRRRYGSGYRIVRAESGESALEALRELKLRGDLVAVILADYRMPQMNGIEFLEQALTVYPGARRVLLTAYADTNAAIDAINVVDLDHYLLKPWDPPEEKLYPVVDDLLTAWRTGDHRPVPATKVVGHRWSAPSSSVREFLARNQVPYRWYSCEEPEGQRLLRAAGSDGQRLPVVITPGGTVLIEPDAPDLAAHVGLATTPTADFYDLVVIGGGPAGLGSALYGASEGLRTVLVERSATGGQAGQSSRIENYLGFPDGVSGAQLTERARRQAGRFGAEILTAREVTALEVNGAARVVRFSDGSAIGARSIILATGVSYRQLAAPGCDGLTGRGVYYGSSLTEASSCLEQDVYIVGGANSAGQAAMYLARGAKSVTLLVRGESLAASMSYYLIQQIEQTPNITVRTRTTVESAHGEGHLEQLTLRDVDTGASELVDTQWMFVFIGAAPLTDWLDGTVLRDDHGFILAGPDLTPNGRPPAEWELDRPPYHLETSVPGVFVAGDARARSAKRVASAVGEGAMAVMLVHRYLEES, encoded by the coding sequence ATGACAGAGGCCGCCGATACGGCGAGGACCGTGATCCTGACCGTGGACGACGATCCGGGAGTGTCCCGTGCCATCGCCCGCGACCTGCGCCGGCGCTACGGCTCCGGGTACCGGATCGTGCGCGCCGAGTCCGGCGAATCCGCCCTGGAGGCGCTGCGCGAGCTCAAGCTCCGCGGTGACCTGGTGGCGGTGATCCTCGCCGACTACCGCATGCCGCAGATGAACGGCATCGAGTTCCTCGAACAGGCCCTCACCGTGTACCCGGGCGCGCGCCGCGTCCTGCTGACCGCCTACGCCGACACCAACGCGGCGATCGACGCGATCAACGTGGTCGACCTCGACCACTACCTCCTCAAACCCTGGGACCCGCCCGAGGAGAAGCTCTACCCCGTCGTGGACGACCTCCTCACCGCCTGGCGCACCGGCGACCACCGGCCCGTGCCCGCCACCAAGGTGGTCGGACACCGCTGGTCGGCACCCTCGTCGAGCGTGCGGGAGTTCCTGGCCCGCAACCAGGTGCCGTACCGCTGGTACTCCTGCGAGGAGCCGGAGGGACAGCGCCTCCTGCGGGCGGCCGGATCCGACGGACAGCGGCTGCCCGTGGTGATCACTCCCGGGGGCACCGTGCTGATCGAGCCGGACGCCCCCGACCTGGCCGCCCACGTGGGGCTCGCGACCACGCCGACCGCCGACTTCTACGACCTCGTCGTGATCGGCGGAGGTCCGGCCGGGCTCGGCTCCGCGCTGTACGGGGCCTCCGAGGGACTGCGCACCGTACTGGTCGAGCGGTCCGCGACCGGCGGCCAGGCCGGGCAGAGCTCCCGCATCGAGAACTACCTCGGCTTCCCGGACGGGGTGTCCGGCGCACAGCTCACCGAACGGGCCCGCCGCCAGGCCGGCCGGTTCGGCGCCGAGATCCTCACCGCACGCGAGGTCACCGCACTCGAGGTGAACGGCGCGGCCCGCGTCGTCCGCTTCTCCGACGGCTCGGCGATCGGCGCGCGGAGCATCATCCTCGCGACCGGCGTCTCCTACCGCCAGCTCGCCGCTCCGGGCTGCGACGGCCTCACCGGCCGCGGGGTGTACTACGGCTCCTCGCTCACCGAGGCCTCCTCCTGCCTGGAACAGGACGTGTACATCGTCGGCGGCGCCAACTCCGCCGGACAGGCGGCCATGTACCTCGCCCGCGGCGCGAAATCGGTGACCCTCCTGGTGCGCGGGGAGTCCCTGGCCGCCTCGATGTCGTACTACCTGATCCAGCAGATCGAGCAGACGCCCAACATCACGGTGCGCACCCGCACCACCGTCGAATCGGCGCACGGCGAAGGCCACCTGGAGCAGCTCACCCTGCGCGACGTGGACACCGGTGCGTCCGAACTCGTCGACACCCAGTGGATGTTCGTCTTCATCGGCGCCGCCCCGCTCACCGACTGGCTGGACGGTACGGTGCTGCGCGACGACCACGGCTTCATCCTGGCCGGGCCCGACCTCACCCCGAACGGACGGCCGCCGGCCGAGTGGGAGCTGGACCGGCCGCCGTACCACCTGGAGACCAGCGTGCCCGGCGTGTTCGTGGCGGGCGACGCGCGCGCCCGGTCGGCCAAACGGGTCGCGTCCGCCGTCGGAGAAGGAGCCATGGCCGTGATGCTCGTCCACCGGTACCTGGAGGAGTCGTGA
- a CDS encoding TOPRIM nucleotidyl transferase/hydrolase domain-containing protein encodes MADMAAFGDAVTAWAAGDAGGLGDVGDAAEAADAARGLAARLPVRTVVLLEGASDAEAVGALAAARGRNLAAEGICVLPMGGAMSVARFAGFLGPRGLGLRLTGLCDERERDFYARGWERAGAGPEGFFVCAADLEDELIRALGVPRVEELVREEGDHRALRTFLRQPAQQGRTAQQQVRRFLGTKKGRKIRYGRVLVEALGPDRVPAPLEDLFAIL; translated from the coding sequence ATGGCTGACATGGCGGCGTTCGGGGATGCGGTGACCGCGTGGGCGGCCGGTGACGCCGGTGGGCTCGGTGACGTGGGGGACGCCGCGGAGGCGGCGGACGCGGCGCGCGGGCTCGCCGCGCGGCTGCCCGTACGCACCGTCGTGCTGCTCGAAGGGGCGAGCGACGCCGAAGCGGTCGGCGCCCTGGCCGCGGCACGGGGCCGGAACCTGGCCGCCGAAGGGATCTGCGTCCTCCCGATGGGCGGGGCCATGAGCGTCGCGCGCTTCGCCGGGTTCCTCGGTCCGCGGGGCCTGGGCCTGCGCCTGACGGGCCTGTGCGACGAGAGGGAGCGCGACTTCTACGCGCGCGGCTGGGAGCGCGCCGGCGCCGGACCGGAGGGCTTCTTCGTCTGCGCGGCGGACCTGGAGGACGAGCTCATCCGCGCGCTGGGCGTGCCCCGGGTCGAGGAACTCGTCCGCGAGGAGGGGGACCACCGCGCCCTGCGGACCTTCCTGCGCCAGCCCGCGCAGCAGGGCCGCACGGCGCAGCAGCAGGTGCGGCGCTTCCTCGGTACGAAGAAGGGGCGCAAGATCCGCTACGGGCGCGTGCTGGTCGAGGCCCTCGGCCCCGACCGCGTACCGGCGCCCCTCGAAGACCTGTTCGCGATCCTGTGA